One region of Oryzias latipes chromosome 6, ASM223467v1 genomic DNA includes:
- the aebp2 gene encoding zinc finger protein AEBP2 isoform X3, with translation MSAVTFGEEAVETTSNDVPSDGESGEKKENGLTEPETGQHNSSSEPKMEEVAAESGEDKPVEAANKAAGEAAADDAASAATKETTATTEDSETQNRTEDHGNNENTMKDTKVEPEEDSRSSGMDCEKSITVCEDGEKPSNGGGELGDKRRPSEEMSSSDGEPLSRMDSEDSISSTLMEMESTASSGRSTPAMMNGQGSARSSGNKTMAYTCCWDLCPQCFNSSPDLAEHIRGIHVDGQRGGVFVCLWKGCKVYNTPSTSQSWLQRHMLTHSGDKPFKCVVGGCNASFASQGGLARHVPSHFSQQSSSKMSSQAKLKEESPSKAGLNKRKKLKNKRRCTLPRPHDFFDVQTMDAIRHRAICLNLSTHIESGGNGHSVVFHSTVLARRKEGSGKVKVLLHWTPEDIALPQKRLKRRTTSSFSAVFMLSL, from the exons ATGTCTGCTGTGACTTTTGGAGAAGAAGCCGTGGAGACCACTTCAAACGATGTACCGTCCGACGGGGAGAGCGgcgaaaagaaagaaaacggcCTTACTGAGCCGGAAACGGGGCAACataacagcagctcagagccAAAGATGGAAGAGGTGGCCGCAGAGTCCGGCGAGGACAAACCCGTGGAAGCTGCAAACAAGGCCGCGGGGGAGGCGGCAGCCGACGACGCCGCCTCAGCAGCGACCAAGGAGACAACTGCAACTACCGAAGACTCTGAGACACAGAATCGCACAGAGGATCATGGCAACAACGAAAACACAATGAAAGATACTAAGGTGGAACCCGAGGAGGACAGCCGGAGTTCGGGCATGGACTGCGAGAAGAGCATAACTGTCTGTGAAGATGGTGAGAAACCCAGCAATGGAGGCGGGGAATTGGGCGACAAGCGGCGGCCGAGTGAGGAGATGTCCTCCTCTGATGGTGAGCCGTTGAGCCGCATGGACTCAGAAGACAG TATCAGCAGCACCCTGATGGAGATGGAGAGCACGGCCTCGAGTGGACGCTCCACCCCAGCGATGATGAACGGACAGGGCAGTGCCAGATCTTCAGGGAACAAGACGATGGCGTACACCTGTTGTTGGGACCTCTGTCCACAGTGCTTCAACTCCAGCCCCGATCTGGCTGAGCACATCAGGGGCATTCATGTGGACGGGCAGAGAGGAGGG gtgtttgtgtgtctgtggaaAGGCTGTAAAGTCTACAACACACCGTCAACTAGTCAGAGCTGGCTCCAAAGACACATGCTGACCCACAGTGGAGACAAACCCTTCAAG TGTGTTGTTGGGGGCTGCAACGCCAGCTTTGCTTCCCAGGGAGGGCTGGCTCGCCATGTTCCTAGCCACTTCAGCCAACAAAGCTCCTCTAAAATGTCCAGCCAGGCCAAACTTAAGGAGGAGTCTCCCTCCAAAGCTGGGTTGAATAAGAGAAAGAAGCTCAAGAACAAGCGCAGGTGCACATTAC CGAGGCCGCATGACTTCTTTGATGTCCAAACCATGGACGCTATTCGCCACAGGGCCATCTGTCTCAACCTCTCCACCCACATTGAAAGTGGTGGTAATGGCCACAGCGTCGTCTTTCACAGCACG GTGTTGGCTAGACGAAAAGAGGGATCCGGCAAGGTCAAGGTACTGCTACACTGGACGCCTGAGGACAT
- the aebp2 gene encoding zinc finger protein AEBP2 isoform X4, translating into MSAVTFGEEAVETTSNDVPSDGESGEKKENGLTEPETGQHNSSSEPKMEEVAAESGEDKPVEAANKAAGEAAADDAASAATKETTATTEDSETQNRTEDHGNNENTMKDTKVEPEEDSRSSGMDCEKSITVCEDGEKPSNGGGELGDKRRPSEEMSSSDGEPLSRMDSEDSISSTLMEMESTASSGRSTPAMMNGQGSARSSGNKTMAYTCCWDLCPQCFNSSPDLAEHIRGIHVDGQRGGVFVCLWKGCKVYNTPSTSQSWLQRHMLTHSGDKPFKCVVGGCNASFASQGGLARHVPSHFSQQSSSKMSSQAKLKEESPSKAGLNKRKKLKNKRRCTLPRPHDFFDVQTMDAIRHRAICLNLSTHIESGGNGHSVVFHSTVLARRKEGSGKVKVLLHWTPEDIALPQKRLKRSL; encoded by the exons ATGTCTGCTGTGACTTTTGGAGAAGAAGCCGTGGAGACCACTTCAAACGATGTACCGTCCGACGGGGAGAGCGgcgaaaagaaagaaaacggcCTTACTGAGCCGGAAACGGGGCAACataacagcagctcagagccAAAGATGGAAGAGGTGGCCGCAGAGTCCGGCGAGGACAAACCCGTGGAAGCTGCAAACAAGGCCGCGGGGGAGGCGGCAGCCGACGACGCCGCCTCAGCAGCGACCAAGGAGACAACTGCAACTACCGAAGACTCTGAGACACAGAATCGCACAGAGGATCATGGCAACAACGAAAACACAATGAAAGATACTAAGGTGGAACCCGAGGAGGACAGCCGGAGTTCGGGCATGGACTGCGAGAAGAGCATAACTGTCTGTGAAGATGGTGAGAAACCCAGCAATGGAGGCGGGGAATTGGGCGACAAGCGGCGGCCGAGTGAGGAGATGTCCTCCTCTGATGGTGAGCCGTTGAGCCGCATGGACTCAGAAGACAG TATCAGCAGCACCCTGATGGAGATGGAGAGCACGGCCTCGAGTGGACGCTCCACCCCAGCGATGATGAACGGACAGGGCAGTGCCAGATCTTCAGGGAACAAGACGATGGCGTACACCTGTTGTTGGGACCTCTGTCCACAGTGCTTCAACTCCAGCCCCGATCTGGCTGAGCACATCAGGGGCATTCATGTGGACGGGCAGAGAGGAGGG gtgtttgtgtgtctgtggaaAGGCTGTAAAGTCTACAACACACCGTCAACTAGTCAGAGCTGGCTCCAAAGACACATGCTGACCCACAGTGGAGACAAACCCTTCAAG TGTGTTGTTGGGGGCTGCAACGCCAGCTTTGCTTCCCAGGGAGGGCTGGCTCGCCATGTTCCTAGCCACTTCAGCCAACAAAGCTCCTCTAAAATGTCCAGCCAGGCCAAACTTAAGGAGGAGTCTCCCTCCAAAGCTGGGTTGAATAAGAGAAAGAAGCTCAAGAACAAGCGCAGGTGCACATTAC CGAGGCCGCATGACTTCTTTGATGTCCAAACCATGGACGCTATTCGCCACAGGGCCATCTGTCTCAACCTCTCCACCCACATTGAAAGTGGTGGTAATGGCCACAGCGTCGTCTTTCACAGCACG GTGTTGGCTAGACGAAAAGAGGGATCCGGCAAGGTCAAGGTACTGCTACACTGGACGCCTGAGGACAT